The DNA region ttcggttatggaagggtgggtttgggagggaaagtggtttgaatttgaatggtaaggtaggtggggttttatgaaggaaggatgtgagtggtgaagagaaagatgggatttgataggtgaagggtttttggggaaaaagtgttgaggtgattggtgaatgggtgaagaagagagagagtggtggggtaggtggggatcctgtggggtccacagatcttgaggtgtcaaggaaaattcatccctgcaccaagtgtcGAGCAAAAATGccatttgtgccaattctggcgttaaacgccgggctggtgcctatttctggcgtttaacgccagcttcttgccctttcctggcgtttaacgccagtctggtgcccctttctggcgttaaacgcccagaatggtgccagactgggcgttaaacgcccattcgcTAGCTtcattggcgtttaaatgccagcaagttctcctccagggtgtgctatttttctttctgtttttcattctgtttttgctttttcaattgattttatgacttctcatgatcatcaacctacagaaaacataaaataacaaaggaaaatagataaaatataacattgggttgcctcccaacaagcgcttctttaatgtcagtaacttgacagtgggctctcatggagcctcacaaatgctcagagcaatgttggaacctcccaacaccaaacttagagtttgaatgatggggttcaacaccaaacttagagtttggttgtggcctcccaacaccaaacttagagtttgactatgggggctctgtttggctctgtttttagagaagctcttaatgcttcctttccatggtgacagagggatatccttgagccttaaacacaaaggattcttcattcacttgaatgatcaattctcctctgtccacatcaatcacagcctttgctgtggctaggaagggtctgccaaggatgatggattcatccatgcacttcccagtctctaggactatgaaatcagcagggatgtaatggtcttcaatctttaccagaacatcctctacaagcccataagcttgttttcttgaattgtctgccatctctagtgagatttttgcagcttgcacctcaaagatccctagcttctccattacagagagaggcatgaggttcatGCTTGagcctaggtcacacaaggccttcttgaaggtcatggtgcctatggtacaaggtattgagaacttcccaggatcttgtcttttttgaggtaatttctgcctagacaagtcatccagttctttggtgagcaaagggggttcatcctcccaagtctcattaccaaataacttgtcatttagcttcatgattgctccaaggtatttagcaacttgctcttcagtgacgtactcatcctcttcagaggaaggatactcatcagagctcatgaatggcagaagtaagtccaatggaatctctatggtctcattatgagcctcagattcccatggttcctcattagggaactcattggaggccagtggacgtccattaaggtcttcctcagtggcgttcactgcctctccctcctctccaaattcggccatgttgatggccttgcactctccttttggattttcttctatattgcttcgaagagtactaggagggagttcagtaattttcttactcatctgacccacttgtgcctccaaattcctaatggaggaccttgtttcaattaTGAAACTCtgggtggttttgattagatcagagaccatggttgctaagtcagagtggctctgcttagaattctctgtctgttgctgagaagatgatggaaaaggcttgctattgctaaacctgtttcttccaccattattgttgttgaaaccttgttgaggtctctgttgatccttccatgagagatttggatgatttctccatgaaggattataggtgtttccatagggttctcctatgtaattcacctcttccattgaagtgttctcaggatcataagcttcttcttcagatgaagcgtccttagtattgcctagtgcagcttgcattccagacagactttgagaaatcatattgacttgctaagtcaatattttgttctgagccaatatggcattcagagtatcaatctcaagaactcttttcttttgattcgtcccattgttcacaggattccttttagaagtgtacatgaattggttatttgcaaccatttcaatcagttcttgagcttctgcaggcgtctttttcagatgaagagatcctccagcagagctatccaaagacatcttggacagttcagacagaccatcatagaaaatacctatgatgctccattcagaaagcatgtcagaaggacactttctgattaattgtttgtatcttcatagagggattctccttccttctgtctgaaggtttggacttccactctaagcttactcaatttttgaggtggaaagaactttgccaagaagacattgactagcttttcccaagagttcaacctttctttaggttgtgagtccaaccatgtcctagctctgtctcttacagcaaaagggaatagcataagtctgtagacctcagggtcaaccccattagtcttgacagtgtcatggatttgcaagaactcagctaaaaactgatgaggatcttccaatggaagtccatggaacttgtaattctgttgcattagagaaaccaattgaggcttaagctcaaagttgtttgctccaatggcagggatagagatgcttctcccatagaagtcgggagtaggtgcagtaaagtcacccagcaccttccttgcattgttggcattgttgttgttttcggctgccatgggttcttcttctttgaagatttctgttaggtcctctacagagagttgtgccttagcttctcttagtttttgcttcaaggtccttttaggttcaggaacagcctcaacaagaatgcttttgtctttgctcctgctcatatgaaagagaagagaacaagaaaatatagaatcctctatgtcacagtatagagattcgtTGAgctgtcagaggaaaagaaaaatagaaggaagaagtagaagaattcgaacttatcaagaaagatggagttcgaaatgtgcattaaggaatagtgttagtccataaatagaaggatgtgagaagaggggaagaaattttcgaaaataaatgaaaaacattttgaaaaatactaattgattttcgaaaaccaagggtggaaaagaaatcaagtgatttttgaaaaaaggttttgaaattagaaagtaaaaagatatgattgaaaactattttgaaagagatgtgattaagaagatatgattgaaaagttatggttttaaaaagatgtgattgagaagatatgatttgaaaagcaatttaaaaagatttgattttaaaaattaatgacttgactaacaagaaaagatatgattcaaacatttaaacctttctcaacagaaaaggcaacatacttgaaatgttgaatcatcattaattgatagcaagtatttttgaaaatggaaggaaattgattttgaaaaagatttgattgaaaagatatgatttgaaaaagatttgattttgaaaaattttgaaaacatgaaaaaaatttgaattgaaaacagaatcttctctcttgtgccatcctggcgttaaacgcctagaatggtgcacattctggcgtttaacgcccaaagcactacccttttgggcgttaaacgcccagccaggcactctggctggcgtttaaacgccagtttgccttccttactaggcgttttgaacgcccagctttttctgtgcaattcctctgctatatgttctgaatcttcaattctctgtattattgacttgaaaagacacaaattaaaaaatttttttggatttttaataatgagaaataatcaaaatgcaactaaaatcaaataacaatgcatgcaagacaccaaacttagaagtttgtatactaatgacactaacaagttgagaatgcatatgacaaacaacaaaaatattcaagacaagagaattaaagatcagagtaatgaaatcatcaagaatatcttgaagatcacttaagacacatggatgaatgcaagaagaacagaagcatgcaattgacaccaaacttaacatgagacactagactcaacaagaaacatacaatttttttggtttttatgattttgtaaatttttttttcaaaaattaagtgaaaaaagaaaataaagatatcaaaattcttaatgagaattctaggaatcatgcaatgttagtctaaagcttcagcctaaagaaattagacatggctaacgAAGCTtaagcaggacattgcattcaagagttaaattgatgaaaatcaatcagctttggtgatgataagaacatcaccttgaaacactagaattcattcttaagaactctgaagaaaaatacctaatctaagcaacaagatgaaccgtcagttgtccaaacataacaatccccggcaacggagccaaaaacttggtgcacaaaattttgatcatcaatggcgccatcaacatggtacggacaattgtaatctcaactctttatcacaacttcgcacaactaaccagcaagtgtactgggtcgtccatgtaataaaccttacgcgagcaagggtcgatcccacagagattgttggtatgaagcaagctatggtcaccttgtaaatcttagtcaggcaaactcaaatggttatggataatgtatgaataaaacataaagataaagatagagatacttatgtaattcattggtgagaatttcagataagcgtatggagatgctttgtcccttccgtctttctgctttcctactgtcttcatccaatccttcttactcctttccatggcaagctgtatgtagggtttcaccgttgtcagtggctacctcccatcttctcagtgaaaatgttcaacgcaccctgtcacggcacggctaatcatctgtcggttctcaatcaggttggaatagaatccagtgattcttttgcgtctgtcactaacgcctagccttcaggagtttgaagctcgtcacagtcattcaatcatcgaatcctactcagaatactacagataaggtttagaccttccggattctcttgaatgccgccatcaattctagcttataccacgaagattccgattaaaggatccaagagataaacattcaagccttgtttgcttgtagaacagaagtggttgtcaggcactcgttcataagtgagaatgatgatgagtgtcacataatcatcacattcatcatgttcttgggtgcaaatgaatatcttagagcaagaataagctgaattgaatagaagaacaatagtaattgcattaatactcgaggtacagcagagctccacaccttaatctatggtgtgtagaaactccaccgttgaaaatacataagaacaaaagtgatcattggcctcggccccagagagggaaccagaagagccaggatgaaaatacaatagcaaaaggtcctatttgtagagaactagtagcctagggtttacaaagatgagtaaattacataaaaatccacttctgagcccacttggtgtgtgcttgggctgagcattgaagcattttcgtgtagagacatctcttggagttaaacgccagcttttgtgccagtttgggcatttaattcccattcttgtgccagttccggcgtttaacgccgacagttttgagctgatttggaacgccagtttgggccatcaaatcttgggcttctgtagctccagaaaatccacttcgagtgtagggaggtcagaatccaacagcatctgcagtcctttttagtctctgaatcagatttttgctcaggtccctcaatttcagccagaaaatacctaaaatcacagaaaaacacacaaactcatagtaaagtccagaaaagtgaattttaactaaaaactaatataaatatactaaaaactaactaaaacacactaaaaatatactaaaaacaatgccaaaaagcgtataaattatccgctcatcactaacgttctcgaacccacatcctcacttaacgttaacgccactaacgtcctaactaacgcccatgcctaactcacatttTTCTGCaaataaagctgagcccactgaagattgtaactgcttctactcaagatcaaaggcccatatccaagacttgaagaactcactagaagatcaagaagagtagtatatataggagtagttttgaactatagaggagATTGGcacttttggagaactacactctgtatatttactttcttCATTTTCTAGTTTGGAAAGAATGTATTCTATTCCACCatttttcatttccatttccagagctatgaacaactaaacccctttcattgggttagggagctctgttgtaatttgatggattaattatagttttcattcttcttcctctttatcttgtttttaatagaaagctttcaatcttaattcaattggttagttgtcttggaaaagaaactctccatagttggatctcctttgagccctggaaaagggatgaggagatcatgctagaaatgctttctcatgttggaccaaattggggtttgggcggatatagtgacatgtaatcctcccaacactttaatttggaaatacatgtggtataatcatggACCATACgttatctcttctcatgagcaattaaatcaaggaattgggcagtttttcaagcttagagagattggattgccaaggaatttgGATCCAATTACTTAAGATTGCCaatgagatcaatgaatgcattgattgaggaagatatgagaatgaacttgatccggagaatgcaacatctcctaagcccaatggattccccatctctgatcttaccctttctttttactttatgccatttatttccatgttcCCCTATACCCccttttaagattctgcactttattttctgcaatttactttcccgccatttaatttcctgcaaatctcAACTAcatttctgtttagctcaactagcactctcttccaactaaagttgtttgaccaatcaatccctgtgggattcgacctcactctattgtgagtttttacttgacgacaattcggtatacttactgaaaggaaatttgttgagagacaagttttcgtgcatcagcgGACGCGAGCATTTCGCAAGAGGAAAGGACGCGGAAGCGGCCAGTGTGCGGATGCGTGTCCTGGACTATACCAATCgcgtgagtgcagcctcgcgcatgCACAATTCTCAGGTCGTGGCGCAATAGGGGCCAAAGTTGCCCGCAACGCGTGTGCGTCgtacacgcgcacgcgtgcttggGCACGGGGTAAAAAGGACGCACGCACATCAGGGATGCCTACGCATGGGTAAATGTGTTGCGAGCACAATACCAGCCCCAGACCAGCCCAACTCAGGGGCAAACATCGTTCTACGCCGATTTCCATATGCATGCGGGCGGCCCTagacgcggacacgtgggttgCCAGATTGTAGAGTGATGTGTACACGTGCAGTTTGCATACGTGTGGGCTTGATTGTGCCGAAAGCACGTTTCTTGCCCACGTCCCGCGCAACTTACTGGTCAATCTCACTCGTTTCACATTCATGGAGGACGCGGATGCGTACTAGGACGTGCGCGTCGAAAGCTTTTTTCTTCTTGTTTGCAGAATGCAAGTGATGATGCAGAATGTATGCATGAGAAccgagaaaaagaaaaacaaaataaaactaagaaggaaaaggaatgatcataccatggtgggttgtctcctacccagcacttttctttaacatcTGTAAGTTGGACGGTCTAGGAGCTCAATCTACTTCTGTGGGTGGATCCACCAAGAGGAGgatctccagctccttgttgtctttcatcttctcaccatggtagagCTTCAAGCGGTGCCCATTGACCTTGAGGGTATTAGGGCTTGAAGGGTGACTCAAGTGGACGATGCCATATGCCTCAGCCTTTTCTattctgtaggggccttcccatctaGATCTCAACTTTCCAAGcatgagtctcaacctggaattGTAAAAGAAGACTAACTCCCTATGTCTGAACTCTCTTCGCTTGATattcttgtcatgcacagccctcaccttctctttgtatagccTGGAGTTCTCATAGGCTTCTAGGCGAAGGCACTCCAGTTCTTGTAGTTGCAGCTTCCTCTCAGTCCCCGCTTTCTCGAACCCCATGTTGCATTCCCACActgcccagaaagccttgtgttctacCTCCAGGAGGtagatgacaagcctttccgtagaCTAGGCAGAAGGGACTCATTCTGATtagtgtcttgtacgctgtccgatatgcccagagCGCATCTACAAGCCTTGTACTCCAGTCTTTCCTATGTGGCTTGACGATCTTCTCGAGGATGCGCTTTATCTatctgtttgacacctcgactTGTCCATTCGTCTGGGGGTGGTAAGTTGTGGCCACCTTGTGAACAATACCATATTTCTTCAGTAGACctgttaatctcctgttacagaagtgagtgccttgatcactcacgattgcttgtggtgatccaaagtgacagataatattatttcgaacaaaggagataacagtgttagcatcatcagtatgggtaggaatcgcttcaacccatttagaaacataatctacagctaacagtacaTATAAGAAACCATgcgagtttggaaatggacccatcaAGTCGATGCCCCacacataaaaaatttcaaagaaCAACATAGGTTATTGgggcatttcatccctcttggatatattcccaaacctCTTGCATGGGAAGCAAGATTCACAGAAAGTAGTGGCATCCTTAAATagtgtgggccaccagaatccatagtccaaaatttttctagctatcccttgaggaccaaaatggccaccactctctaaagagtggcaggcctctaaaattgactggaataATTCTGACTGTggtacacaccttctaattatctggttagcaccacatctccataaacatgggtcatcccatatataatatttggactcacttttaagcttgtccttttgatgcttagtaaaatcagGAAGGAAGGTACGATTGACCAAATAATTAGCTAATGGGgcgtaccaaggaactacttcagatattgcgtgcaagctatcaaatggaaaaacatcattgataggagtggagtcatccttaatatgctctaggtgactcaagtggtccgccaccaAATTCTGGGTACCattcctatctttaatttctaaatcaaattcttgcaacaacaatatccaacgtatgagccttggtttggactctttcttagctaataaatattttagagctgcatggtttgagtatactaccaccttagtaccaagtaagtaaGCTCATAATTTATCCAGAGAAAaaaaatagccagaagctctttttcagtggttgtataattagactgagcagcatctaaagtcttagatgcataggcAATTATAAAAGGGTCCTTACCATCGCGTTGAGCCAGCACTGCTCCTGCTGCGTAATTGGAGGCGTCACACATTATCTCAAACGGTTGACTTCAGTCGGGCTCTCTCACAATGGGGGCTTGggtcaaggcgatcttcagcttatcgaaTTCCTCCTTGCAGTCTGCgctcagctcgaactcaacatccttctgtaGCAGTCGGGATAAAGGTAgggctaccttactgaagtccttgataaatcacCAGAAGAAACCTACATGACCAAGAAACGAACAtccttccctcacagaggaggggtaaggtaaaccaaaAATAATATCTACCTTTGCTGGGTCAACTAAAATACCATTATTAGAAACAACATATCCCAGAACACTACCttgtaccataaaatggcatttttcaaaattcaataaaaggTTTGAACTAAGACacttgtctaatactctagctgaactatccaagcaaaggctaaacgaatcaccatacacactaaagtcatccatgaaaacttccatacagttctcaagaaGATCTGATAAATTGCTCATCATGCATATTTGGAACGTAGCAAGttcattacataagccaaaaggcatcctcttatatgcataccttccgaagggacatgtaaaagtagttttctcctaatctttaggagctatatgaatttgaaaatagctagtgtaaccatctagaaaatagtagGGTGATTTACCTGACATGCAATCAAATATCTGATTGATGAAAtgcagtgggtagtgatccttgcgagtagcttggttgaggcgcctataatcaatacacatcctccaggAGTTCTGCACCCTAATTGCAATGAGTTCTCCAtgctcattggtgcacgaaattgcaatcacacttttgcaatccgcacaactaaccagcaagtgcactgtgtcgttgatgagcagataatttatacgctttttggcattgtttttagtatgtttttagtatattttagttagtttttagtatatttttattaggttttagttaaaattcacttttctggactttactatgagtttgtgtgtttttctgtgatttcaggtattttttggctgaaattgagggtcctgagcaaaaatctgattcagagactgaaaaggactacagatgctgttggattctgacctccctgtactcaaagtggattttttggagctacagaagcccaattggtgcgctctcaacggcgttggaaagtagacatcctgggctttccagcaatgtataatagtacatactttgcccgagatttgatggcccaaaccggcgtggcaaatcagcctctgaatttccagcgtttaacgctggaactggcataaaacttggagttaaacgcccaaactggcatgaaagctggcgtttaactccagaaaaagtctctacaaatgaaagcttcaatgctcagcccaagcacacactaagtggacccagaagtggatttttatgtcatttactcatttctgtataccctaggttactagttcactattaataggatcttttgacattgtatctgtacctcatgacactttacacgtttctcattgtatcttctacagcatgagtctctaaaccccatggtttggggtgaggagctctgctgtgtcttgatggattaatgcaattactactgtttttcattcaatcatgcttgcttccattctaagatattgcttgggagtagatgaattcatacccattgaacatccaatcatcaagaagtcaatggaaggacaagtgcaagacaactctatcaaaaggagggcgcaggagttcctccctgaatttcctgaaattggctactgggccagcctagaagcatctatcaccaagttgcaagaaactatggagcaagttaaggaagaacagcagaatcagaactgcatgctctgcaaattgttgaaggaacaagagaagcaggggcgtgaacttcaagaactgaaatGCCAAAAactctcccctcaatttgagggagcatccacttctcaaaatcaaggttgttgagtcctaactctgtgaaaacctctatcattaggagcctatttaatttttttgttttttgttttctattttagtatcatcttatatctatttttgagtcttgttcttaattcataattaataaaatttaaaattcatgccttaaagctatgaatgtcctatgagtccatcacctctcttaaatgaaaagtgctttaatcacaaaagaacaagaagtacaggatttcgaatttatctttgaaactagttgaattagtttgatgtggtgacaatactctttgttttccgaatgaatgattgaacagtgcatatgtcttttgaatctGTTGTtctgagaatgttaaaattgttggctcttgaaagaatgagggaaaaagagaactattattgaggatctgaaaaatcatcaaattgattcttgaagcaagaaaaagcagtgattcaaaaaaaacgaaaaaaaaagaaagaaaagaaagaaataaagttgtgatccaaggcaaaaaagagtgtgcttaagaaccctggacacctctaattggggactctagcaaagctgggtcacaatctgaaaaggttcacccaagtatgtgtctgtggcatgtatgtatccggtggtaatactggaagacagagtgctttaggccacagccaagactcatacactagctatgttcaagaatcattatacttaactaggagaatcaataacactatctgagttactatagatgccaatcattctgaacttcaagggatgaagtaagatgccaaaactgttcggaagcaaaaagctactagtcccgctcatctaattggagctaagtttccttgatattttggagtctatagtatattctcttctttttatcctactttgattttcagttgcttggggacaagcaacaatttaagtttggtgttgtgatgagcggataatttatacgctttttggcattgtttttagtatgtttttagtatattttagttagtttttagttaaaattcacttttctggactttactatgattttgtgtattt from Arachis hypogaea cultivar Tifrunner chromosome 10, arahy.Tifrunner.gnm2.J5K5, whole genome shotgun sequence includes:
- the LOC112717523 gene encoding uncharacterized protein, producing MGFEKAGTERKLQLQELECLRLEAYENSRLYKEKVRAVHDKNIKRREFRHRELVFFYNSRLRLMLGKLRSRWEGPYRIEKAEAYGIVHLSHPSSPNTLKVNGHRLKLYHGEKMKDNKELEILLLVDPPTEVD